TGCGCTGCAATCTCTGCTCGATTCACTGCCGCCGACTTTCAGAAAGATCAGGGAAATTATCATCGACGAACGCGACCAATACATGGCGCAAAAGGTCCGTGATTCGGTGCTGCACGGAAAAAAACACCCGCGCAAGGTACTCGTCGTGATCGGGGCAGGTCACCTGCGGGGCATGACAGAGGCGCTCTCAATCGAGCACAACCTCAATACGCTCACTTACATTAAAGAAGCCAGGCTCTGGCGCTCGCTCGTCGCGTTTCTTGCGCCGATCGTGATTATCGTCGCGCTGCTGACCTATTTCACTCTGAGCGGCAACAAGACGCTCGACATCGCGGCCACCCTCAAAGCTTGGATCATCATCAAGTGCTCGGTGACGGCAGTCGTCACCATTATCTGGTCTCCGCATATTCTGGCATACCTGGCGGGAATTATCGTCTCGCCAGTGAGTACGTTTTTACCAGTAATTAAATCAGGCTGGGTAGCGGCGTTGCTCGAAGCCATGTTTCGTAAACCCGAGGTAACCGACTTCGAATCGATGCCCGAAGCGACCACACGGTTCAAGAGTTTCTACCGCAACCGTATTTTTCGTATATTTATGGTGTTCTTTCTCGGCCAGTTTTCGAGCATGCTGGGCTACTGGGTCTTCATTTGGTACGTGAAATAACCTGCCAGCGCTTTGCGAGAGTCGTTTTATTCCCGCGCGGCAAGCGCAGCGACGGTTTCGTCGATTAATCCGCCGAAGCTGCCGTTGGTCATAAAGCAGACCACGTCACCTGGGCGAATATGCGAGAGCAAGAATTTCAGGCGCGATTCAGCGGGCAGTTCATCGGCGGCTTTGCCAGCTGCGCGAATATCTGCAATCAGCTCACCCAGATTCAATCGCTCTGATGCCGCATACTTCTCGGGGCGATAGATCTGGGTGATCAGCGT
The sequence above is a segment of the Turneriella parva DSM 21527 genome. Coding sequences within it:
- a CDS encoding TraB/GumN family protein; amino-acid sequence: MKETRTKKTKRASTPSARKGKYSIELTRVKLGKSDVVLLGTAHVSQESVADVERAIALEKPDRVLIELDEGRAKNLRDPDHWKHMDIVQVIKSGKIYLLFSSILLSIFQKKMGDRLTSAPGAEFKKAIEVAEAKKISVEFIDREIRITLKRAWQSVGFWGKLRLMSELIASLFVSEDMQKDDIEKLKEKDALQSLLDSLPPTFRKIREIIIDERDQYMAQKVRDSVLHGKKHPRKVLVVIGAGHLRGMTEALSIEHNLNTLTYIKEARLWRSLVAFLAPIVIIVALLTYFTLSGNKTLDIAATLKAWIIIKCSVTAVVTIIWSPHILAYLAGIIVSPVSTFLPVIKSGWVAALLEAMFRKPEVTDFESMPEATTRFKSFYRNRIFRIFMVFFLGQFSSMLGYWVFIWYVK